In Verrucomicrobiia bacterium, the DNA window GACTTGCTTGCGTCCACGAAGGAAAACGCCGAGACCGGTTCCCATGGCCACGAGCACCCATGCACCAGGTTCGGGAACTGCCGTGATAGTTCCAGAATACGATGTCTGGCCACCCGTGGTCGACAGTTGCGTCAGGTCTTTCGCCGGGACGAATTGGAAGGTGACAACGTCCGTTGCGGAGCCCGCTGCTGCCAATGCCGTCAGATCGCTATTTGTACCGGTGTACGTGATGGCCGTGAGATTGACCTGACCGTTGAGGTTGATAATCCCAAGGGTGTTAATCGTCCCGATACTGATCCAGTTGATTGCACCCGTGAGATCGAGTGTAGCGTTGTCGGTAATATGAAGGGTACTCGTGCCGGTTACCGGAGCGGACTGCAATCCGGCGTTCGTTGTAATCGCCCCGATCGTGAATGGGCCGCCGGGGGCCAGAAAGCCGTCGAGACCTACTGAATCCCCAATCCCTCCAGCGACACTGGAGATTGAAAACTGGTACCCGTTGGTGCTCGTGAAACCAAAGGTGCTATTCGAGGTGAAGCTGATGACTGTCCCGTCCAGGCCTTGAAAATTGAGCGTGATGGCCCTTGCTTGGAATGAAAGGGAAAGCAGTAATGCAATGGTTGCAGCGCAGAAGCGCAAAGTCGCAGAACGCACAGAATACATCTTCATAGTCTACCTCGCCTCGTTAATCCCTCAACGAACATTCGATCTTGTAAGGCACCCTCTTTTAGTTATGCCCAAGTCTCCAAAACGTCAGACAGGGTGCTTCTTCTCGCCGTTGCGGATATTGCCGGATGGACGCCAGAAAGCAAGCAAAATCGCTGGTTTTTTTGACCCGAACTCTACCCGCTTCTCCGTGTGGCAAGGTGTGTAAATAATAATGCTGTTGCAATTTTGGCCCGCTGCTATACTACTGACCGTCATCCACCCAAAGGAGGAAGCAATGAGTACGGACAGTATCGTTGATTTTTTGATCGCCCTGATTGTGATCATGGTCGTGGCGCTGCAGGTGCAGATCCTCCAGTTGAAAAAGACTGTTCGCACCATGTCAGGTGGAGTTCCCAAGAGCTAGTTGCCCGGCCGAAGCGATAGATCCACGTGGCTGCTATGGATACACAATTGCGCAATGCCCATATTCGGGTCGAACGGAAGCACTTCACCTTCGATCTCAAAGAGAATTTGCAAGGGACGTTCCTGCGGATCACCGAAGAGGTCAGCAGCGGTCGCCGCAACTCGATCGTCATTCCCGCGTCAGGCCTCGAGCTGTTTCGGGACACGCTCAATGAAGTAATTGGACTCAACAAAACTCCGGTTGAAAGTCGACCGGTCCTCCCATTGGGGCAACCGATAGTCGAGCCGCCCGCTCCTGGGGTCCAGCCGATTTGAGAATCGCAAGCTGAGCGTCTGGCCTTCTTTTGGGACTTTTCTCGTCGCCCCACCTCAACGATTCCATTCTGATTCCGGTCGAACTCGCCGCTCACCCGGTGCGATCGCAACGAGCGATCAAATGAACCGCGATGGAGCACTAGGATTCGGCCCTAGGCATACTTCATACGTTCACCCGATGGCATTGCGACCTCGAGACGAGTATTGTCGTTGCGTTGTTAGAGGAGCAGAACTGTGAAAAGCCGGATGACAACAGGGTATGCGAGGGTCCAATCGGGTGTGCGATTCGGACCGACGGCGGAGCAAATCCGGCGGAATTGCGCGGCAAACGTTTCCCAGATGCGGTGTCCTCACCACCAGCAGGAAGCCTGGGTTGAGATCGAAGACGAAGAATTCGATGCCTCCCAAGTCGATATTATCGCCTGCTGCGAAGAATTTGAACAGCGCGTCCGCAAATCGCTGATGGATATATTGCGCGATCGAAAGGCCCGTCCCTATTGATTTTTCTGAGCTTCATCAACGAGTGAGGTCAGATT includes these proteins:
- a CDS encoding PEP-CTERM sorting domain-containing protein, which produces MKMYSVRSATLRFCAATIALLLSLSFQARAITLNFQGLDGTVISFTSNSTFGFTSTNGYQFSISSVAGGIGDSVGLDGFLAPGGPFTIGAITTNAGLQSAPVTGTSTLHITDNATLDLTGAINWISIGTINTLGIINLNGQVNLTAITYTGTNSDLTALAAAGSATDVVTFQFVPAKDLTQLSTTGGQTSYSGTITAVPEPGAWVLVAMGTGLGVFLRGRKQVRR
- a CDS encoding PUR family DNA/RNA-binding protein, whose product is MDTQLRNAHIRVERKHFTFDLKENLQGTFLRITEEVSSGRRNSIVIPASGLELFRDTLNEVIGLNKTPVESRPVLPLGQPIVEPPAPGVQPI